CAGAAAGTAGGAAACTATAAACCAGTTAGTTTGCCATCTGTCATTGGGAGATTGTTGGAATTCATCATTAAAAAAACAGTAAAAGGATATTTTGAAAGTCGATGCAATCCATCAAATTCTGCATGAGTTGCAGAAAGCTCATAAGCAGGTACTGTAGGTAATGAGGGCAAATGACCTTTTGGCACTTATTGCAAAAGGAATGAAGCATTAAAGTAAGGAAGTGTTGTTGCAATTGTGAAAgtcatctggagtattgtctcCAGTTTTGATTCCTGtacatcaggaaggatgtaactGAATTGGAAGCAggtcagagaagattcactagactAGTTTCAGAGTAGAAAGTCTTGTCTtacaaggagaaattgaacagtttagacCTATACATGTTACACTTATGAAAGATCTGGAGAGATCTCATTGCCGTATGTAAGATGCTAAAGTGGATTGACAAAGCAAACCTTATTTGGACGTTTCCACTTGTGGGCAGTCTGAACTATGAAGTCATAGTTTTAGGCTATagagtggcagatttaaaacagaaataaagaggAATTTGATATTTATCggagagtgcagtggatgctgggtcaCGAAGTAAATTTGAACAGGAGATAGATTCTTAAGCAATAACAGGTTAAACGGCTTGGGGGGCAGACAGgaaatggaggttgaggggtgacctcatagaggttcaaAAATCATTACATAAggagaatggcaggtgtcttttcctcagggtgggtGACTTCAAGACGAGGGAACATATTTTAAGgtttaagattttaaaaagatttgaGGGGCTTTTTATTTtacagggtggttcatatgtggaattaacttccagaggaGTAGTGGATGCGGGTAAAgccacaacattcaaaagacatttggataagaaatgtttggagggctaTCGGCTcagtgcaggcagatggaacgagtttaatttgggattatggtttgGATGGACCAAAAGATCTGCTTCCGCGCAGTAcgattctatgactgtataaaaCACATTTTCTTTTCGGTAATAGTTAAGTTAATCAAAAATAACATGAAATGATATTTATTTGATTCGGTAGTGATTTATGATAGACAATGTAATAGCGGTCTTGAAATACTTTAATGGACTACCTTTTCTTGTGTATGTTCCTTGCGAGGCCTCTCCTATCCATCCTCCCGCCTTGCAGTTTTTGTAAATACAGTTCAACCAAAAATTGTTGCTCACACCCAATCAATCCATTCGTATATCATTAGCTCTGCTTACTGACCTACACTGGTTCAAGTTTGACCTAGGGAGACTTCACTCTGTTGAAGGTGTTCTGTAATTAGAAATTGCTGCACCTAAGTTTGAACTGGTGGTGAAAGCAAAAATACGAAAACAGACCATCTGGACTAACTATGCAGAATGTGTGTTAAATAAATGCATTTCTATTAAATGTCCTGTGTCTGTCAAACAACCATTCAAACCGTTTAATTTATCCCAACCCTTAACATGGCCCGCTAGGATCCCGTCATTCTCTTCCCTCTTAAGCAATTTATTCGTTTACGTAAAATAAAGCAAAGAGCTGCGGATCTTGGAGATTTGAAACAGAAGGTGGAATTAATGAACAATCGCCTAACTCGCCAATGACAACTCTACTGTTTTCGccagtaatttcagtttttgGCCATTTCCCTACATTGGTCAGTGGTTTTAATTTATCCTCCTGCAGCTGCTGTTTGAGAACGAGCCGAGCCCCCGAGTTGAAAGGGGTGGGAGAGACGGCCATCTTCTCTTGCGGCCATTGAAATGAGGCTATTTCCGCTCTCTGCTTCCTCTTTGTCTGTTTGTGCGGACTGACTGATCGGCGCCATTCTCCGCTCCTGCACTTTCAGCTTCGAGTGCGCAATAATCCCCTCACCATGTCCGACGACGGAAAGTTGTTCGTCGGCGGCCTGAACTTCGACACAGACGAGCAATCCCTGGAAGAGGTTTTCTCCAAGTACGGCCAGATCGCTGAGGTGAAAGTGATTAAGGACAGAGACACCATGGCTTCCCGCGGCTTCGGCTTCATCACTTTCGAGAACCCGGACGACGCCAGGGACGCGCTGCAGGCCATGAACGGAAAATCCATCGACGGGCGGCAGATCCGAGTGGGTCACGCCGAGAAGAAGTCGGGAGGAGGCCGTGGTTACGGCGGAGGCCGAGGCGGTTACAGTAACCGGAGGAGAGGCGGCGGCGGTTACTGGGATGCTGACAGGAGCGCCGGCTACAGCGGCGGAGGCCGCTACGATCCAGGAGAGCGGGACAACTACTCGGCTGGATACAGGAACCAAGGAGCATACTACTACGGCGGCGGCGGCGGTGGTAGTTATGGAAGCCGCCCTTACAGGGACTATGATTGATCACATCTAGAGAAGCATTTCTTCCAGATTCAGGATCGACTTTCCACCTTGTTCTTTAAAATGGCGCTTGGAACCACAGAAAGCAGCATCTGATGATTATGATTTGCCTGTTATGTTAAAATGCTAGAAAACCATTTTCACTGTTG
Above is a genomic segment from Hemiscyllium ocellatum isolate sHemOce1 chromosome 3, sHemOce1.pat.X.cur, whole genome shotgun sequence containing:
- the LOC132830497 gene encoding cold-inducible RNA-binding protein B-like, with protein sequence MSDDGKLFVGGLNFDTDEQSLEEVFSKYGQIAEVKVIKDRDTMASRGFGFITFENPDDARDALQAMNGKSIDGRQIRVGHAEKKSGGGRGYGGGRGGYSNRRRGGGGYWDADRSAGYSGGGRYDPGERDNYSAGYRNQGAYYYGGGGGGSYGSRPYRDYD